In Gammaproteobacteria bacterium, the DNA window AGCGCGCGATCCACCGGCACGCCGCGCACCTGATCGGCCACCAGCCTGCATTTCTGGGCTGATATGCGCGCATTCTTCAGTTTCGCTGCTGCCTGCATGGTTATGCTCTCGCGTCCAAATCCTTAAAGTCGTTCAGCGCGCCTTGCGGTCGCCGGAGTGGCCCTTGAAAGTGCGGGTGATCGAAAACTCGCCCAGTTTGTGGCCCACCATATTTTCCGATATCAGCACCGGGATATGCTGGCGCCCATTGTGTACCGCAATCGTGAGTCCCACCATATCGGGGATCACCAGCGAACGACGCGACCAGGTCTTGATCGGTCGCCGTTCCCGGGTCGCGATTGCCCGCTCGACCTTAGTCATCAGATGGTCGTCGACGAACGGCCCTTTTTTTAGAGAACGTGGCACTGTCGCTCCTATTTTTTCCTGCCGCGCGAGCGCACGATCCAGCGATCCGTGCGCTTGCTGTTGCGGGTTTTATAACCTTTGGTCGGCACACCCCACGGCGTACACGGGTGGCGGCCACCGGAGGTCTTGCCCTCGCCACCGCCATGCGGATGATCCACCGGATTCATCGCCACACCCCGCACGGTGGGCCGAATCCCACGCCAGCGCTTGGCGCCGGCTTTGCCCAGCTTGACCAGATTGTGCTCAGCGTTGCTTACCTCGCCAATGGTCGCGCGACAATCGGCCGGCACGCGGCGCATCTCACCGGAGCGCAACCGCAAGGTCACCAGGTTACCCTCGCGCGCGACCAACTGCACTGAAGTACCGGCGCTGCGCGCGATCTGCGCCCCTTTGGATGGTTTCAACTCCACGCAATGCACCACACTGCCGACTGGAATATTGCGCAGCGGCAAGGCATTGCCCGCCTTGATCGGCGCACGCGAGCCCGCCATGATCGGCGCACCGGCACTTAAACCCTTGGGCGCGATCACATAGCGCCGCTCGCCATCGGCGTACAGCACCAGGGCGATGTGCGCGCTACGGTTGGGATCGTATTCAATGCGCTCCACCTTGCCGGGCACATGATCCTTGTCGCGCCGGAAATCTACGATGCGATAGCGCTGCTTATGTCCGCCACCGACATGACGCGTGGTGATGCGACCCAGATTGTTGCGGCCGCCCGAACGCTTCTTGGCGCCGGTCAG includes these proteins:
- the rplV gene encoding 50S ribosomal protein L22 (binds specifically to 23S rRNA during the early stages of 50S assembly; makes contact with all 6 domains of the 23S rRNA in the assembled 50S subunit and ribosome; mutations in this gene result in erythromycin resistance; located near peptidyl-transferase center), with product MQAAAKLKNARISAQKCRLVADQVRGVPVDRAL
- the rpsS gene encoding 30S ribosomal protein S19 — translated: MPRSLKKGPFVDDHLMTKVERAIATRERRPIKTWSRRSLVIPDMVGLTIAVHNGRQHIPVLISENMVGHKLGEFSITRTFKGHSGDRKAR
- the rplB gene encoding 50S ribosomal protein L2 encodes the protein MAIVKTKPTSPGRRFVTRIQGQELYRGGPLRALTGAKKRSGGRNNLGRITTRHVGGGHKQRYRIVDFRRDKDHVPGKVERIEYDPNRSAHIALVLYADGERRYVIAPKGLSAGAPIMAGSRAPIKAGNALPLRNIPVGSVVHCVELKPSKGAQIARSAGTSVQLVAREGNLVTLRLRSGEMRRVPADCRATIGEVSNAEHNLVKLGKAGAKRWRGIRPTVRGVAMNPVDHPHGGGEGKTSGGRHPCTPWGVPTKGYKTRNSKRTDRWIVRSRGRKK